A genomic segment from Gemmatimonadota bacterium encodes:
- a CDS encoding carboxypeptidase-like regulatory domain-containing protein, with amino-acid sequence MRGSFLLAGLIFLTPALVASQASPGVRYRSATIDQRGELVIVSRQGRAIRVPKRGKQTSFGSPELSADSTAVAVPALFANCCTSYDIPLELVVYAAGRTHRFTGDGLPIFQWGFVDGGRRVAFGQEPVHFGCEIHYELHDVASEKLVDSADVPEPCGQRPDPVIGELPAWVAGLRAGKAEPDSSDPTVPKTMALLTGTVRDDRGNVIAGAAVVLVSVRVGTVTDAQGRYTLLTPGTPDSLRVSAAGWATATGALPRLQLGTRTELSVRLKRPTRVPVIRGAAPLAPRTGSQ; translated from the coding sequence ATGCGCGGTAGCTTCTTGCTCGCAGGGCTGATCTTCCTGACTCCGGCCCTGGTTGCGTCTCAGGCATCGCCCGGGGTGCGCTATCGCTCGGCGACGATCGACCAGCGGGGCGAGCTCGTGATCGTGTCGCGCCAGGGGCGCGCGATCCGCGTCCCCAAGCGGGGGAAGCAGACCTCTTTCGGCTCGCCGGAACTCTCGGCCGACAGTACTGCCGTTGCGGTGCCGGCACTCTTCGCCAACTGTTGCACCTCCTATGACATTCCGCTCGAGCTAGTGGTGTACGCGGCGGGGCGGACGCACCGATTCACCGGGGACGGGTTGCCGATCTTCCAGTGGGGCTTTGTTGATGGCGGCAGGCGCGTCGCCTTCGGGCAGGAGCCGGTGCATTTCGGTTGTGAGATCCACTACGAGTTGCACGATGTTGCGTCGGAGAAGTTGGTGGATTCGGCCGATGTGCCGGAGCCGTGCGGGCAGCGGCCGGATCCCGTCATTGGGGAACTCCCGGCGTGGGTGGCGGGGTTGAGGGCGGGGAAGGCGGAGCCGGATTCATCTGACCCGACCGTCCCGAAAACGATGGCCCTCCTCACTGGCACCGTCCGCGACGACCGGGGCAATGTCATCGCTGGCGCCGCCGTAGTGCTCGTTTCGGTCCGAGTCGGCACCGTCACTGATGCGCAGGGCCGCTACACGCTACTCACCCCTGGCACGCCGGATTCGCTGCGCGTTTCTGCGGCAGGCTGGGCGACGGCGACAGGCGCTCTTCCTCGGCTGCAACTGGGGACGCGAACCGAGCTGTCGGTGCGGCTCAAACGACCGACCAGGGTGCCGGTGATCCGCGGCGCCGCACCGCTAGCGCCCCGGACCGGAAGCCAGTAA
- a CDS encoding SgcJ/EcaC family oxidoreductase → MTSPIDAADRSAIDAIVANLQRAWNAGDGDAFAVPFAEDADFVNVRADHHRGRGAIAGGHNGIFRSIYAGSTVAYQVKSARLLAGDIALAHVQAELNVPAGPLAGKINALFSAVLRRTASGWEIVSFHNTALPAEMSR, encoded by the coding sequence GTGACCTCTCCGATTGACGCCGCCGACCGTTCTGCCATCGACGCCATTGTCGCAAACCTGCAGCGTGCCTGGAACGCTGGCGATGGCGATGCCTTTGCGGTGCCGTTCGCCGAAGATGCCGACTTCGTGAACGTGCGCGCGGACCATCATCGCGGGCGCGGCGCGATCGCGGGTGGTCACAACGGGATCTTCCGGTCGATCTATGCCGGGAGCACGGTGGCGTATCAGGTGAAGAGCGCACGACTGCTCGCTGGTGATATCGCACTCGCCCACGTGCAGGCCGAGTTGAACGTGCCCGCCGGGCCGCTCGCCGGAAAGATCAACGCGCTCTTTTCCGCCGTGCTGCGGCGCACGGCGAGTGGGTGGGAGATCGTGTCGTTTCACAACACCGCGCTTCCGGCGGAGATGTCGCGGTGA
- a CDS encoding YCF48-related protein, with protein MLLLSGAVTMALMSCSSPSQPTTPPPPPPPPPPPPPPPPPPPPPPPPPPPPAPAGTWALMLDRPITSKYEGIAFPDSLNGWLISDRGDILHTADGAVTWNLQASGRGFLRSLDFLDTSRGFAGTLSGVLYRTTDAGANWVDITASLPKAPIGFCGIAHVGNTVHVVGRYQNATDYFRSMDGGDSWVYQNLNAFAQGLVDVVFLDAQTGFIGGMGPNAVAGQGMPTILKTTDGGVTWRTVFTGEGAIGYAWKIFPITSQILYASLENFDGTNRVAKSVDGGESWNVQIVATGQVLGTAGGLQGIGFLDANTGWVGGFITGMFRTTDGGASWSKVDLTSALINRFRRQGSTLITAGTKGVLQYRAP; from the coding sequence CCACCGCCACCGCCGCCACCTCCACCGCCACCGCCGCCACCACCTCCGCCGCCACCGCCGCCCGCGCCGGCCGGCACATGGGCGCTGATGCTCGACCGGCCGATCACGTCGAAGTATGAGGGGATCGCGTTTCCGGATTCACTCAACGGCTGGCTGATCTCGGATCGTGGTGACATCCTGCATACCGCCGATGGCGCGGTCACCTGGAACCTGCAGGCCAGCGGTCGCGGCTTCCTGCGGAGTCTCGATTTCCTCGATACCAGTCGTGGCTTTGCGGGCACGCTCTCGGGCGTGCTCTATCGCACCACCGATGCCGGCGCGAACTGGGTCGATATCACCGCGAGTCTGCCGAAGGCGCCGATCGGCTTCTGCGGCATCGCGCACGTGGGGAACACGGTGCACGTCGTGGGGCGCTACCAGAATGCGACCGACTATTTCCGCTCGATGGATGGCGGCGATAGCTGGGTGTACCAGAACCTCAACGCGTTCGCGCAGGGGCTCGTGGATGTTGTCTTCCTCGACGCGCAGACCGGCTTCATTGGCGGGATGGGGCCGAACGCCGTTGCGGGTCAGGGGATGCCGACCATTCTCAAGACGACCGATGGTGGCGTCACCTGGCGGACGGTGTTCACGGGCGAAGGCGCGATCGGTTACGCCTGGAAGATCTTCCCCATCACCTCACAAATCCTCTACGCCTCGCTCGAGAATTTCGACGGCACCAACCGGGTGGCGAAGTCGGTGGATGGTGGCGAGAGCTGGAATGTGCAGATCGTGGCGACGGGACAGGTGCTCGGCACCGCCGGTGGCTTGCAAGGGATCGGCTTCCTCGACGCGAATACCGGCTGGGTCGGCGGGTTCATCACCGGGATGTTTCGGACCACGGATGGCGGGGCCAGCTGGAGCAAGGTCGACCTGACGAGCGCGCTGATCAATCGCTTCCGGCGGCAGGGGAGCACGCTGATCACCGCCGGGACGAAGGGTGTGCTCCAGTACCGTGCGCCTTAG
- a CDS encoding Clp protease N-terminal domain-containing protein, producing MDGYNFSAAARRVISAAHLEAAARDHEYIGTEHLLLSAIRRPDEGAALLLGRLGVDIHALRIAIEELAPSGKKPLDPDRERPWTSGGQKVLEFAMMYAREEGRVEVDPGHLLVALLRVEKGIAAQVLRRAGVSAEHVVAARAQAAS from the coding sequence ATGGACGGCTACAATTTCAGTGCTGCGGCCCGCCGCGTGATCTCGGCGGCCCATCTCGAAGCGGCGGCGCGCGACCACGAATACATCGGCACCGAGCACCTGCTTCTCAGCGCGATCCGGAGGCCGGACGAGGGCGCGGCGCTGTTGCTGGGCCGACTCGGCGTCGACATCCACGCGCTGCGGATCGCGATTGAGGAGCTGGCACCTTCGGGAAAGAAGCCGCTCGATCCCGACCGCGAGCGCCCCTGGACTTCAGGCGGGCAGAAGGTGCTCGAGTTTGCGATGATGTACGCGAGGGAAGAGGGTCGAGTCGAAGTAGACCCCGGGCATCTGCTCGTCGCGTTGCTGCGAGTGGAGAAGGGAATTGCGGCGCAGGTGCTTCGCCGTGCGGGCGTCAGCGCGGAGCACGTCGTGGCCGCCCGCGCGCAGGCCGCCAGCTAG